atttgttttagtaAGGTTTTGGATACTTTCTACAGCAAAATTAGATACAGGCTTCGGAAAATCACTGTATTATCGACGTTACAAAACTGATGTCCACTGAAATGGACATTTAGTCCCAATGGCTGGTTTTACTTGTGTGCTTGTAATGTATCTCTGCTATATGAAAATGACTTCTGTGATGCAACTGCGCCTTTCTTGTAACGTAGGGGACGaaactaatttattttatgttaCCAAAGGTTCAGTAGATAAAATTCCAAGCATTTATGTACAATATTGCAGTAATTGTACTTGATGTTATTGCTTCAGACTTGGTATTTGCGTCTTGTTTCAACAGTGTTCATGAAATCGCTTACATCTGacgtattgattttcagaattttatCATATTGAGAGGGATGCTTCCCAAATACTGGATTTGCTGATGTCAGGTGAGGTTTCTGACTTAGAGCTCTCAGAAAACGAAGAAAGTGGCCCTGATGATGCAGAATCTATTCCACAATGCACTAGACCTGGTATGTATTAATAAGACTATCAATCTCACCTGACTATTATATATATTTTGACCTGGTTGTTGCTATACTGCATTGTCATTTTTAGGTGCTGATGTAGCCACAAACTACGAAGAGGAACTGGAGGACGATAGTTGCAGCACAGAAGATGATGACCAAAATCATACTTATGCACAGGACTCAAATGTTGAAGACTATTATTCCATCTGAGTGGGTGTTTAGTGAAAAAAGTGATATTAGATGGAGAAGAAAATCGCCTACACTCCAAAACACACCTATAGGTGAAGACCAGTATTCAGTGCAGCCATCAGAGTGTGATATGACACCCATTGAATATTTTTCAGAGTACATTTCCCATGCTTGCTTAGAAAATATGGTTGAAAAAACCAACATGTATGCATTGCAACACGGGAAAACATTTACACCGACAAATGTAACGGAAATAAAGGCTTTCCTAGGACTTCATATAATTATGGGATGCTTGAAATACCCCAGAGTTAGAATGTATTGGGATTCAGCATTGCATTTAGATCCCTTTGTGGAAAGTATGTCAAGAGAGAGATTTTTCCAACTGAGATCAAATTTCCATGTAATTGACAATTTCGCAAGGCCAGAAAATTGCAAAGACAAATTTTACAAAGTGAGACCCATTTATGATTGTATTAGACGTAGATGTTTGGAACTACAGACTGAGGAAGAATTGTGTGTTGACGAGCAAATGATTCCTTTCAAAGTTCATTTAGGAGTAAAGCAGTATTGTAAGGGAAAGCCAAAACCTTGGGgtataaaactgtttttattatgtGGAAGAAGTGGTCTGTGCTATGACTTTCTGTTGTACCAAGGAGATACTCCAGAAATCTCAAACAAGTTTGTAAGAAAGTTTGGTTTAGGAGCATCTATTGTTCTAAAACTTGTTGAGAGAATTAACAGGGAACatgcttatttatattttgataaTTTCTTCACAACATTCAACTtactagaaatattaaaaataaaaaatatatatgcagCAGGAACAGCAAGACTATGTCGCATGCCAAATGTACCTTTCACCAGTGATAAGGATTTGAAAAAGAAAGGGCGTGGTTTTTCTGAAGAAGTGGTGAGCATGAATGAAGCATTGATAATGTGTAAATGGTTTGACAACAGACCAGTAGTTCTGGCATCAAATTTTGTAGGATGTGGTAGTCAA
The sequence above is drawn from the Schistocerca americana isolate TAMUIC-IGC-003095 chromosome 10, iqSchAmer2.1, whole genome shotgun sequence genome and encodes:
- the LOC124552258 gene encoding piggyBac transposable element-derived protein 3-like, which encodes MMTKIILMHRTQMLKTIIPSEWVFSEKSDIRWRRKSPTLQNTPIGEDQYSVQPSECDMTPIEYFSEYISHACLENMVEKTNMYALQHGKTFTPTNVTEIKAFLGLHIIMGCLKYPRVRMYWDSALHLDPFVESMSRERFFQLRSNFHVIDNFARPENCKDKFYKVRPIYDCIRRRCLELQTEEELCVDEQMIPFKVHLGVKQYCKGKPKPWGIKLFLLCGRSGLCYDFLLYQGDTPEISNKFVRKFGLGASIVLKLVERINREHAYLYFDNFFTTFNLLEILKIKNIYAAGTARLCRMPNVPFTSDKDLKKKGRGFSEEVVSMNEALIMCKWFDNRPVVLASNFVGCGSQDEVQRWEKSRKTYVSVSQPEVVRCYNHAMGGVDKIDMLISMYRIFIKPKKWTLRMLFHAVDLACVNSWLEYKRNTESLGEKETMDLLHFKMRIGEALVKMGTSTKVKRGRHSSDLQDIKAKRARTEIRPAPEIRNDLTGHFPGYHDNTEASRCKMPSCKNKTHVFCEKCNVHLCFVKGRNCFKMFHNAGCNNR